DNA from Leucobacter aridicollis:
GCTGCGGGCGTCGATGTCCTGCACCCAGGAGATCGCCTGCCCGCTGACCTCGACAGACTCCCACGGCGCGGCGCCGATCCTGAGGTAGTTCGCGATCGGATCGGTCGGCGTCGCGCCCGCGTGCTCGAGCGCGACCGCCTGCGAGATCGTGACGTCGGAGACCGCGAGGCCCTCGCCGACCTCGACGGTGTTCGCGCCGACACGCAGGCTCGGGTCGAGCGGGAGCGGGACGAAGGCGTCGCCGGTCAGGCTCGCCTGCGAGACGAGCGTGAAGTCAGTGATCGCGACCCTGAAGCTGCGCCCAGCGAGCCAGTCAACGCGCACATGGAAAGAGTCGGCCTCGCCGCCCCAAAAGGAGCAGACTGTGTTCGGGTGATCCGCATGCGCTGGCGCGGGGCTCGCCGCCACGAGCCCGCCGCTGACCATGAGCCCGGCGGCGGCCAATGCGATGGTGCCTGCGAATGTTTTCCGCATCACTCCCCCCTGGTGCGAGTGCCTACACGCTACCCCAAAGCTATGGGAACGTCGAGGATGCGCACCGGCCGTCGCGTGCGGGGTGTCGCGCGCCGCAGAAACACGAAGGCCCCGCTCCGAGGAGTGGGGCCTTCGTGTGTTACCTGTCTATGGCGGAGACGGGGGGATTTGAACCCCCGGTCGAGTTTAACCCCGACCCTTCATTAGCAGTGAAGTCCGTTCGGCCGCTCCGGCACGTCTCCATGAGCAGGCAACGCCACTTAGTCTAACGGGAAAATCCTGAGCCAGGAAATCCTTGGACTAGTAGTTTGTGCGACCCACCGAACAGGTTTCGACATCGGGCTTCAGGCCGGTGATCTCGGGAGGCAGCTGCACGCGATCGCCGCCCTCGGTCGGAGTGCTGCCGTTGGTCGCAGGCGCCTCACCCTCGGGCGTCGCGGGCGTCTCCGTCGCCGGGGCCTCGGTTGCAGGCGTTTCGGGCGTCTCAGTAGTCGCGTCGTCTGGCGTTGCGACCGCGCCGCCAGTTCCGGTGACGTCGAACGCCGCGCCGCTCTGGAGCGTCTCCATGAGCACGGCCGCGAGCTCGGAGTTCGGGAGGAGCCGGCCCGACTGGTACGGGTGGTCGACCGTGGGGTACTGCACGAAGTTGATATTGCCGAGATCGATGTCGCGGACAGTGCCGGCCGCGGCCTGCATGAACTGCATGCTCTTCATGCTCTCGGACAGCAGCATGTTGTCGACCGCAGCCTTCGCAAGGTTCCACACCTTGAACGGGTCGGACAGCGTCTCGGCGCTCTTCAGCTTCCGCATGAGCGACGACATGAAGACCTGCTGGTTGTTGATGCGCGAGATGTCGCTGCCGTCGCCGACACCGTAGCGGGTGCGCAGGAACTGCAGTGCGTCCCAGCCTTCAAGCGTGTTCATTCCGGCCGGGAGGTCGAGATCCGTTTTCGGGTCGACGAGCGGCTCAGTCAGGCAGACCTCGACGCCGCCAACGGCCTCCGAGATCCCGACAACACCGTCGAACGTGATCATCGCTGCGTACGGGATGTCCATGCCGGTGAGCTCGGAGATCGTGCGTGCGACGCAGGGGAGCCCGCCGTACCCCATCGCCGTGTTGAGCTGCTGCTCGCTCATGGCTGGGTAGAAGTCTTCCTCGCCGTCCTCGCTCGGGCAGCTCGGGATCGGCACCATGAGGTCGCGCGGGAAGCTGACGACCGTGGCGTTCTTGTGGTCGGCGGAGACGTGCAGGAGCAGGTTAACGTCGTTGAGCTCGCCCTCTTCGCCGTCGTCGTAGCCCTGGCCGGCGCGGGTGTCGGAGCCGGCGAGCAGGATCGTGAGCTCGCCGTCAATCGACTGCTTGCCGGCGCCAATCGCCTCGCTCGGGCCGCCCAGATCAACGGTCTTCGCGCTGTTCACGAAGCCCCACACGGCGTATGCGGCGGTCGCGACACCGGAGAAGGCCACGACGAGCAACGTGGTGAGCAGGAACCTGCTGAAGTTCTTCACCGACGAGGAGCGAGACAGCCGTCCGTGGCGTACGACTGATCGGCGCGGCTGTTCCGGCTGCGTCCTTCTCGCCATGCGGTGTTCCCCTTGCTTGTCGCTGCGGCACAAACGTCCGCAAGATTTCCCCAATTTACCCGAGAGCCCTGGGGGCATCCTGAGGCGGGCAGAGAAAATCCTGTCAATGAGAAAGCCCCCGACCCCGGCACGAAGTGCCTGATCGGGGGCTTTCACCTGGCGGAGGGTAGGAGATTTGAACTCCTGAGACGGGGTTACCGCCTGCTTGTTTTCAAGACAAGTTCCTTCGGCCGCTCGGACAACCCTCCGCAGAAGAGCCTAGCAAATGTTCGCCGGGAAACGTTCCACTGTGTGAGACTCGGGGCGCACCGCTTGTGGGAGCGCCCGCGCGCAGCCTCGCCTAACTGG
Protein-coding regions in this window:
- a CDS encoding LCP family protein; amino-acid sequence: MARRTQPEQPRRSVVRHGRLSRSSSVKNFSRFLLTTLLVVAFSGVATAAYAVWGFVNSAKTVDLGGPSEAIGAGKQSIDGELTILLAGSDTRAGQGYDDGEEGELNDVNLLLHVSADHKNATVVSFPRDLMVPIPSCPSEDGEEDFYPAMSEQQLNTAMGYGGLPCVARTISELTGMDIPYAAMITFDGVVGISEAVGGVEVCLTEPLVDPKTDLDLPAGMNTLEGWDALQFLRTRYGVGDGSDISRINNQQVFMSSLMRKLKSAETLSDPFKVWNLAKAAVDNMLLSESMKSMQFMQAAAGTVRDIDLGNINFVQYPTVDHPYQSGRLLPNSELAAVLMETLQSGAAFDVTGTGGAVATPDDATTETPETPATEAPATETPATPEGEAPATNGSTPTEGGDRVQLPPEITGLKPDVETCSVGRTNY